From a single Nocardioides sp. dk884 genomic region:
- a CDS encoding MFS transporter produces the protein MYVSLRQVPAAPATGAAPAGAPGRRVAPVVLTLGFVSLLTDISSESVAAILPLYLTVGLGVSTLAYGLIDALYQGVSALVRIAGGWGADRSGHPKWVALAGYALSCVARVGFLLSTGVGAIAAVVAADRVGKGIRSAPRDAIISAATAPQHTAYAFGVHRCLDTVGAVIGPLLAFAILWWIPDGYLTVMVVSLGFALLGVVLLGLFVEDRPASATTPGAVAPVGPRPRWRDLAAPGMVRLLVVAGMLGLLSVGDGFVYLALLERGGFAAHWFPLLYVGTSLAYLLLALPLGRVADGCGRARTMVLGHLALLAAYVAAAAPLAPAVGTLVALALLGLFYAATDGVLAAIAGRVVEPALRASGIASAQTVVALARMASSAGFGLLWFWVGPGTALLVVAGALSVVVVPALVVLAPLDRTEAAR, from the coding sequence GTGTATGTCTCGCTGCGCCAGGTGCCGGCAGCGCCCGCGACCGGCGCCGCCCCGGCCGGCGCTCCGGGTCGCCGGGTCGCGCCGGTGGTCCTCACCCTCGGCTTCGTCAGCCTGCTCACCGACATCTCCTCGGAGTCGGTGGCGGCGATCCTGCCGCTCTACCTGACGGTCGGCCTGGGCGTCTCGACGCTCGCCTACGGGCTCATCGACGCGCTCTACCAGGGGGTCAGCGCCCTGGTGCGGATCGCGGGCGGCTGGGGCGCCGATCGCAGCGGACACCCCAAGTGGGTCGCGCTGGCCGGCTACGCGCTGAGCTGCGTGGCGCGGGTCGGCTTCCTGCTCAGCACCGGCGTCGGGGCGATCGCGGCCGTGGTCGCCGCGGACCGGGTCGGCAAGGGGATCCGCAGCGCGCCGCGCGACGCGATCATCTCGGCCGCGACCGCGCCGCAGCACACGGCGTACGCGTTCGGGGTGCACCGCTGCCTCGACACCGTGGGAGCGGTGATCGGGCCGCTGCTGGCCTTCGCGATCCTGTGGTGGATCCCCGACGGCTACCTCACGGTGATGGTGGTCTCGCTGGGCTTCGCCCTCCTCGGGGTGGTGCTGCTCGGGCTGTTCGTGGAGGACCGTCCGGCGTCCGCCACGACCCCCGGGGCCGTGGCGCCGGTCGGTCCCCGCCCGCGCTGGCGCGACCTGGCCGCACCCGGGATGGTGCGGCTGCTGGTGGTCGCGGGCATGCTGGGGCTGCTGAGCGTCGGCGACGGCTTCGTCTACCTCGCGCTGCTGGAGCGCGGCGGCTTCGCCGCGCACTGGTTCCCGCTGCTCTACGTCGGCACCAGCCTCGCCTACCTGCTGCTCGCGCTGCCGCTGGGCCGGGTGGCGGACGGCTGCGGCCGGGCCCGCACGATGGTGCTCGGCCACCTCGCGCTGCTGGCGGCGTACGTCGCGGCGGCGGCCCCGCTCGCACCCGCGGTCGGCACCCTGGTCGCGCTCGCGCTGCTCGGGCTCTTCTACGCCGCCACCGACGGGGTGCTCGCGGCGATCGCCGGGCGCGTGGTCGAGCCCGCGCTGCGCGCCAGCGGGATCGCCTCGGCGCAGACCGTCGTCGCGCTGGCCCGGATGGCCTCCTCGGCGGGGTTCGGGTTGCTGTGGTTCTGGGTCGGCCCGGGCACCGCGCTGCTGGTGGTCGCCGGCGCGCTCTCGGTGGTGGTGGTCCCGGCGCTGGTAGTGCTCGCGCCGCTGGACCGCACCGAGGCGGCGCGGTGA